A portion of the Rhodopseudomonas sp. BAL398 genome contains these proteins:
- a CDS encoding dicarboxylate/amino acid:cation symporter: MTAVVVDNGGTVRATSSNPWYRVLYLQVIIAIMFGVLVGWLWPNIATNEWVKALGDGFVKLIKMVIAPIIFCTVVSGIAHIQDARKVGRVGVKALVYFEIVSSFALILGLLVGNVLKMGEGLGVHPDAAAVAKYVKQAQAQKSIDFVLNIIPDSVVGAFARGDILQVLLFAILFGFALLTLGARGHRVRDVIDDTAHAMFGVISIIMKAAPIGAFGAMAFTIGKFGPAALGNLVGLIAVFYLTAALFVVIVLGIIAKIVGFNIFKFLRYIKDELLIVLGTSSSESALPQLMEKLERLGCSKSVVGLVVPTGYSFNLDGTNIYMTLATLFIAQALGVDLTWTEQLTILLVAMLTSKGASGVSGAGFITLAATLSAVNPALVPGMAIVFSVDKFMSEVRALTNITGNGVATVFVSWWENELDHDKLHASLNRTIDPSNVETAVTTG; this comes from the coding sequence ATGACGGCGGTAGTGGTCGATAACGGGGGGACGGTGCGCGCGACCTCGTCGAATCCCTGGTACAGGGTTCTCTATCTCCAGGTCATCATCGCGATCATGTTCGGCGTGCTGGTGGGCTGGCTGTGGCCCAATATCGCCACCAATGAATGGGTCAAGGCGCTCGGCGACGGCTTCGTCAAGTTGATCAAGATGGTGATCGCGCCGATCATCTTCTGCACGGTGGTCTCCGGCATCGCCCATATCCAGGATGCCCGGAAGGTCGGCCGCGTCGGCGTCAAGGCGCTGGTGTATTTCGAGATCGTCTCGTCATTTGCCTTGATCCTCGGGCTGCTGGTCGGAAACGTGCTTAAGATGGGCGAAGGCCTCGGCGTCCATCCGGATGCGGCGGCGGTCGCCAAATACGTCAAGCAGGCGCAGGCGCAAAAATCGATCGACTTCGTGCTCAACATCATCCCCGACAGCGTGGTCGGCGCGTTCGCGCGCGGCGACATCCTGCAGGTGTTGCTGTTTGCGATCCTGTTCGGCTTCGCGCTGCTGACGCTCGGCGCGCGCGGTCACCGCGTCCGTGACGTGATCGACGACACCGCGCATGCGATGTTCGGCGTGATCTCCATCATCATGAAGGCGGCCCCGATCGGAGCCTTCGGCGCCATGGCCTTCACCATCGGCAAATTTGGTCCGGCGGCGCTTGGCAATCTGGTCGGGCTGATCGCGGTGTTCTATCTCACCGCGGCGCTGTTCGTGGTGATCGTGCTCGGCATCATCGCCAAGATCGTCGGCTTCAACATCTTCAAGTTCCTGCGCTACATCAAGGACGAATTGCTGATCGTGCTCGGCACCAGTTCGTCGGAGAGCGCGCTGCCGCAGCTGATGGAGAAGCTGGAGCGGCTGGGTTGTTCGAAATCGGTGGTCGGCCTCGTGGTGCCGACCGGCTATTCCTTCAACCTCGACGGCACCAACATCTACATGACGCTGGCGACGCTCTTCATCGCCCAGGCGCTCGGCGTCGACCTGACCTGGACCGAGCAGCTGACCATCCTGCTGGTGGCGATGCTGACCTCGAAGGGCGCCAGCGGCGTTTCCGGCGCCGGCTTCATCACGCTGGCGGCGACGTTGTCGGCGGTCAACCCGGCGCTGGTCCCGGGCATGGCGATCGTGTTCTCGGTCGACAAGTTCATGAGCGAGGTGAGGGCGCTGACCAACATCACCGGCAACGGCGTTGCGACCGTGTTTGTATCGTGGTGGGAAAACGAGCTCGACCACGACAAGCTCCACGCCAGTCTGAACCGGACCATTGATCCGTCTAATGTCGAGACCGCCGTCACCACCGGCTGA
- a CDS encoding biotin transporter BioY: MWPAGVGVLSQALRAVVLVALGTALLTLSAKVKLPLPLVPMTLQTLVVLIIGAAYGARLGTATLLAYLAEGAIGLPVFAGPVGGLAPLLGPTAGYLAGFVVAAFLVGALAELGWDGSVLLLFLAMAVGHLAILGLGFGWLAFGLRLGAEKAWLIGVAPFIAAALVKNALGAALLPATRHLLDRRGC; encoded by the coding sequence GTGTGGCCCGCGGGTGTCGGCGTGTTGTCGCAAGCTTTGCGCGCTGTCGTTCTGGTGGCGCTGGGAACCGCGCTGCTGACGCTGTCCGCTAAGGTCAAGCTGCCGCTGCCTTTGGTGCCGATGACGCTTCAGACGCTGGTCGTGTTGATCATCGGCGCGGCCTATGGGGCGCGGCTGGGCACGGCGACGTTGCTGGCCTATCTCGCCGAAGGCGCGATCGGATTGCCGGTTTTCGCCGGGCCGGTCGGTGGGCTGGCGCCATTGCTGGGACCGACTGCCGGCTATCTCGCGGGCTTCGTGGTCGCGGCGTTCCTCGTCGGTGCGCTGGCGGAACTTGGCTGGGACGGCTCGGTGCTGCTTCTGTTCCTGGCGATGGCCGTGGGTCACCTCGCCATTCTGGGGCTCGGTTTCGGCTGGCTTGCCTTTGGTCTGCGTCTCGGCGCGGAAAAGGCGTGGCTAATCGGGGTCGCGCCGTTCATCGCGGCTGCGCTCGTCAAAAATGCACTGGGCGCAGCCCTGCTTCCCGCAACAAGGCATCTGCTCGACCGCCGTGGCTGCTGA